Genomic segment of Desulfuromonadaceae bacterium:
CTTCGTCAAGCTCGAAGTGCAGTGCCACGCTGTCGATCAGATAAGCGGGCGGGGTGTAGTCCTTGAGGTAGATTGTCGCTGGTGCGGTCGTCATGTGGTGGTCACTTTCATGGGTTGTTATTGGGTAGAACTTGTTTCACCACGGAGGGCACGGAGGACACGGAGGAAAACCAGGTTATGGGTAAATTCCCTGTTACCTGGCAGCTTCGGGTAAAAGATTTTGAAGTGATCAAATACATTGACCTTCTCCGTGTTCTCCGTGCCCTCCGTGGTGAAAATAAAAGATTAAAATCTGGCATTCCCTGGCGTGCGCGGAAAGGGGATCACATCGCGGATATTCTCCATCCCGGTCACATACATCAGCAACCGTTCAAAACCGAGCCCGAAGCCGGCGTGGGGGCAGCCGCCCCAGCGGCGGATATCGCGATACCAGTTAAGGGGTGCCGGATCGATACCGCAGGTACGCATCCGCTCATCGAGGACATCGAGGCGTTCTTCACGCTGGCTGCCGCCGATCAGTTCGCCAACCCGTGGCACCAGCAGATCCATCGCTGCGACCGTCCGGTCGTCGTCGTTGCGGCGCATGTAAAACGCCTTGATCTCCTGCGGATAATCGGTGACGAAAAGCGGGCCGCCGATCACCTCTTCGGTCAGGTAACGCTCGTGCTCCGATTGCAGATCGCGCCCCCAGGCCACCGGAAACTCAAATGTACGGTCGGCTTTTTCGAGCAGTTTGACCGCTTCCGTATAGGTGATCGTTTCAAAGGTCGCCTGCGCCAGCGCTTCGAGTTTGGCGAGCAGCCCTGTTTCAATCCGCTCGTTGCAAAAGGCCAGATCTTCGTTGCACTCGTTGAGGGCAAAGGTGACAAGATAACGTAAAAACGCCTCGGCCAGTTGACAATCGGCGGCCAGATCGGCAAACGCCATCTCTGGTTCAATCATCCAGAACTCGGCGGCGTGGCGGCTGGTGTTGGAATTTTCGGCGCGAAAGGTCGGCCCGAAGGTGTAGATGTCGGAAAAAGCAGTGGCGAAGAGTTCCCCCTCCAGCTGACCACTGACGGTCAGCCCGGTGCGCTCAGCGAAGAAGTCCTGGCGATAATCGATCTGTCCTGCCACGCGCGGCGGCTGCTCCGCATCGAGGGTGGTAACACGGAACATCTCCCCCGCCCCCTCGCAATCGCTGGCGGTGATGATCGGCGTCTGCACATAGAGAAAACCATGCTCGCGGAAGAATTGATGCACCGCGAACGCCAGTGCGCTGCGGATGCGAAAGACCGCGCCGAAGGCGTTGGCGCGCGGGCGCAGGTGCGCGATCTCACGCATGAATTCAAACGAATGGCGTTTTTTCTGCAGCGGATAATCTTCATCCGCCGTGCCGAGGATGGCCACCAAT
This window contains:
- the asnS gene encoding asparagine--tRNA ligase, with protein sequence MTDVTTFTGRTPIKQLLAAVAPLTELTVKGWARTVRRGKDVAFIALNDGSCCATLQIVLDPELPNYEEVSRLGTGACVAVTGALVASPAAGQQWELQATLVAILGTADEDYPLQKKRHSFEFMREIAHLRPRANAFGAVFRIRSALAFAVHQFFREHGFLYVQTPIITASDCEGAGEMFRVTTLDAEQPPRVAGQIDYRQDFFAERTGLTVSGQLEGELFATAFSDIYTFGPTFRAENSNTSRHAAEFWMIEPEMAFADLAADCQLAEAFLRYLVTFALNECNEDLAFCNERIETGLLAKLEALAQATFETITYTEAVKLLEKADRTFEFPVAWGRDLQSEHERYLTEEVIGGPLFVTDYPQEIKAFYMRRNDDDRTVAAMDLLVPRVGELIGGSQREERLDVLDERMRTCGIDPAPLNWYRDIRRWGGCPHAGFGLGFERLLMYVTGMENIRDVIPFPRTPGNARF